The Streptomyces sp. CC0208 genome window below encodes:
- a CDS encoding GNAT family N-acetyltransferase, with protein MAQQTDVRGGGASLRPAALDPFAPAAPDTSVLDNAVWAALDGPHAHLAERVGRAARYPDDVYAFAALADPRDPAAWADLLTLVGPGTTVRIKPVETVPEEWEVIGGGVGVQLVDTALRAEPAPEAVRLGPDDVPEILDLVARTRPGPFLERTIDLGTYLGIRDEGRLIALAGERVRPPGWTEISAVCTDPAHRSRGLATRLVRAVAAGIRERGDIPFLHAAADNTNAIRLYESIGFTLRRRSPVLLVRSPGTSREAGAL; from the coding sequence GTGGCACAGCAGACCGACGTCCGCGGAGGCGGCGCCTCCCTGAGACCCGCCGCGCTCGACCCCTTCGCGCCCGCCGCGCCCGACACCTCCGTCCTCGACAACGCCGTATGGGCCGCCCTCGACGGCCCCCACGCTCACCTCGCCGAACGCGTCGGCCGCGCCGCCCGCTACCCGGACGACGTCTACGCCTTCGCCGCCCTCGCAGATCCCCGCGACCCGGCCGCCTGGGCCGACCTGCTCACGCTCGTCGGTCCCGGAACCACCGTACGGATCAAGCCCGTTGAGACGGTCCCCGAAGAGTGGGAGGTCATCGGTGGGGGAGTGGGCGTCCAACTCGTCGACACCGCGCTGCGCGCCGAACCGGCCCCCGAGGCGGTACGGCTCGGCCCCGACGACGTACCCGAGATCCTCGACCTGGTCGCCCGCACCAGGCCGGGCCCGTTCCTCGAGCGGACCATCGACCTCGGCACCTACCTCGGCATCCGGGACGAGGGCCGGCTGATCGCCCTGGCCGGCGAGCGGGTCCGGCCGCCCGGCTGGACCGAGATCAGCGCGGTCTGCACCGACCCGGCGCACCGGAGCCGGGGCCTGGCCACCCGGCTGGTCCGGGCGGTCGCCGCAGGGATCCGCGAGCGCGGCGACATCCCGTTCCTGCACGCCGCCGCCGACAACACGAACGCCATCCGGCTCTACGAATCGATCGGCTTCACCCTGCGCCGCCGCTCGCCCGTCCTTCTGGTCCGCAGTCCAGGAACATCCCGCGAGGCCGGGGCGTTGTGA
- a CDS encoding putative leader peptide: MSSVEPAVGRESRTPRPTPLLTSRRHIDLQRVCSAIRPLG, encoded by the coding sequence ATGAGCAGCGTGGAACCGGCCGTGGGCCGAGAGAGCCGCACACCGCGGCCCACGCCTCTTCTGACCTCCCGTCGGCACATCGATCTGCAGCGGGTCTGCAGCGCGATCAGGCCCCTGGGCTGA
- a CDS encoding glutathione S-transferase C-terminal domain-containing protein, with product MSVTSLSHVPATHPAPAFRGRIGRDARSGHYAVPRRYRLHLTAACADGLRIAVAHSLLGLDDICPVTFLDPVPDCPDGGHSALRPLYEASAHRYSGAAVAPVLSDDWSGRIVSTHAADITRDLARHFGGGRPALYPCGAESETEAVERMGRGIAQAAQQAGSAGGDDVDRTAALERLLDTLGSLERWLVGRDCLIRDHLTAADIELWVALVQLDTVHRDHLDASAVQRIADHPTLWAYARRLTAHPAFGTHLDLDGIARRHHAHCRGLEAAGAAVQILDWASHTPRTS from the coding sequence ATGTCCGTCACATCGCTGTCCCATGTCCCCGCCACCCACCCCGCCCCCGCGTTCCGGGGCCGCATCGGACGGGACGCGCGCAGCGGGCACTACGCCGTGCCGCGCCGCTACCGGCTCCACCTGACCGCCGCCTGTGCGGACGGTCTGCGCATCGCCGTCGCGCACAGTCTGCTCGGCCTCGACGACATCTGTCCCGTGACCTTCCTGGACCCGGTCCCCGACTGTCCGGACGGCGGGCATTCCGCGCTGCGCCCGCTGTACGAGGCCAGCGCGCACCGGTACTCCGGCGCGGCCGTCGCGCCGGTGCTCAGTGACGACTGGTCGGGGCGGATCGTCAGCACCCACGCCGCCGACATCACCCGCGACCTCGCCCGGCACTTCGGCGGCGGCCGTCCGGCGCTGTACCCGTGCGGAGCGGAGTCGGAGACCGAGGCCGTCGAGCGGATGGGCCGGGGCATCGCGCAGGCCGCCCAGCAGGCCGGGTCGGCGGGCGGCGACGACGTGGACCGGACCGCCGCCCTCGAGCGACTGCTGGACACCCTGGGCTCACTGGAGCGCTGGCTGGTGGGTCGCGACTGTCTGATCAGGGATCACCTCACCGCCGCCGACATCGAGTTGTGGGTCGCGCTGGTGCAACTCGACACCGTGCACCGCGACCACCTCGACGCGTCCGCGGTGCAGCGCATCGCGGACCACCCCACCCTGTGGGCCTACGCCCGCCGCCTGACCGCCCACCCGGCCTTCGGCACCCACCTCGACCTCGACGGCATCGCCCGCCGGCACCACGCCCACTGCCGGGGCCTGGAGGCCGCAGGCGCCGCCGTGCAGATTCTGGACTGGGCCTCGCACACCCCCCGTACGTCCTGA
- a CDS encoding amino acid ABC transporter ATP-binding protein: MTVTDITPVALEVHGVHKWYGAHRVLDGVDLTVRPGEVTVILGPSGSGKSTLLRVINHLEKPEIGYVSVNDELIGVRRQGERLKELSERAILTQRSRIGFVFQNFNLFPHLTVLDNVAAAPVATGKLGKADARELARELLGRVGLGDRTGAYPRQLSGGQQQRVAIARALALRPGVILFDEPTSALDPELVGEVLAVIKDLATSGTTLVIVTHEIGFAREIADRVVFIDGGRVVEQGPPSEVLDRPRHERTRDFLSKVL; this comes from the coding sequence ATGACCGTCACCGACATCACCCCCGTCGCGCTCGAAGTGCACGGCGTGCACAAGTGGTACGGCGCCCACCGGGTCCTGGACGGGGTCGACCTGACCGTGCGGCCCGGCGAGGTCACGGTGATCCTCGGCCCGTCCGGCTCCGGGAAGTCCACCCTGCTGCGGGTCATCAACCACCTGGAGAAGCCGGAGATCGGCTACGTCAGCGTCAACGACGAACTCATCGGCGTCCGTCGGCAGGGCGAGCGGCTCAAGGAGCTCAGCGAGCGCGCCATCCTGACCCAGCGCAGCCGCATCGGGTTCGTCTTCCAGAACTTCAACCTCTTCCCGCACCTGACCGTCCTCGACAACGTGGCCGCCGCCCCGGTGGCGACCGGGAAGCTCGGCAAGGCGGACGCCCGGGAGCTGGCCCGCGAACTCCTCGGCAGGGTCGGTCTGGGCGACCGGACGGGTGCCTATCCACGGCAGCTGTCGGGCGGCCAGCAGCAGCGCGTGGCCATCGCCCGCGCGCTCGCCCTAAGGCCCGGTGTCATCCTCTTCGACGAGCCGACCTCCGCCCTCGACCCGGAGCTCGTCGGCGAGGTCCTGGCCGTCATCAAGGACCTGGCGACCAGCGGCACCACCCTGGTCATCGTCACCCACGAGATCGGCTTCGCCCGCGAGATCGCCGACCGGGTCGTCTTCATCGACGGCGGCCGCGTCGTCGAGCAGGGCCCGCCCTCCGAGGTCCTCGACCGGCCGCGGCACGAGCGGACCCGGGACTTCCTGAGCAAGGTCCTCTGA
- a CDS encoding amino acid ABC transporter permease, whose product MSEPPGAAVSVTEAPPQADTPSKPLAAQRVLPLRRPGRWIATTVVLVLAAQFVHGLVTNPFYQWDRFGYWFLRPTVLDGLVITLEVAAYSAVLGLLGGILLALARLSKSPVLRAVSWTYVWALRSVPLIVLLLFLYNFSALYKTLSVGVPFGPAFFSFDESRLATDMVIAVVGLSLNEAAYAAEVVRGGILSVDQGQHEAASALGLPKGYQFRKIVFPQALRSITPNYVNQLIGLIKSTSLVFYVSLLDLFGTVQSMGSTYPGDIVPLLLVATVWYLILTSAVSVVQFYVERHYARGATRSLPPTPLQKLRAGLTDLRARVRRETAI is encoded by the coding sequence ATGAGTGAACCCCCAGGCGCCGCCGTGTCCGTCACCGAGGCACCGCCTCAGGCCGACACCCCGTCAAAACCCCTCGCCGCACAGCGAGTTCTCCCACTGAGGCGACCGGGCCGCTGGATCGCCACCACCGTCGTCCTGGTCCTGGCGGCCCAGTTCGTCCACGGCCTGGTGACCAACCCGTTCTACCAGTGGGACCGGTTCGGTTACTGGTTCCTGCGGCCGACCGTCCTCGACGGGCTTGTGATCACCCTTGAAGTCGCCGCCTACAGCGCGGTGCTTGGCCTCCTCGGCGGCATTCTGCTCGCTCTGGCCCGGCTCTCGAAGAGCCCGGTGCTGCGGGCGGTGAGCTGGACCTACGTGTGGGCCCTGCGCTCCGTTCCCCTGATCGTGCTCCTGCTGTTCCTCTACAACTTCAGCGCCCTGTACAAGACTTTGAGTGTCGGTGTCCCCTTCGGTCCTGCCTTCTTCTCCTTCGACGAGTCCCGGCTCGCCACCGACATGGTCATCGCCGTCGTCGGACTCAGCCTCAACGAGGCCGCCTACGCGGCCGAGGTCGTCCGCGGCGGCATCCTCTCCGTCGACCAGGGCCAGCACGAGGCGGCCTCGGCACTCGGTCTGCCCAAGGGCTACCAGTTCCGGAAGATCGTCTTCCCGCAGGCGCTGCGCTCCATCACCCCGAACTACGTCAACCAGCTGATCGGCCTCATCAAGAGCACCTCGCTGGTCTTCTACGTCTCCCTGCTCGACCTGTTCGGCACCGTGCAGTCCATGGGCTCCACCTACCCCGGCGACATCGTGCCGCTGCTTCTGGTCGCCACCGTCTGGTACCTGATCCTCACCAGCGCCGTGTCCGTCGTCCAGTTCTACGTCGAGCGACACTACGCCCGGGGCGCCACCCGCTCCCTGCCGCCGACCCCGCTCCAGAAACTGCGCGCCGGTCTCACCGACCTCAGGGCGCGTGTCCGCAGGGAGACCGCGATATGA
- a CDS encoding putative leader peptide, which translates to MTGVISTLRSAHLHSRPHIDLQRVSAALCCS; encoded by the coding sequence GTGACGGGCGTGATCAGCACCCTCCGCTCCGCCCACCTCCACTCCCGGCCCCACATCGATCTCCAGCGCGTGTCCGCCGCGCTCTGTTGTTCCTGA
- a CDS encoding ABC transporter substrate-binding protein — translation MPIHPSRRSLIRGITAAATVTALAGGLAACGGDSDAATRTTDSAGTVTVGRLSNGAAKETALKVAEVKSISAELPDAVKKSGKLVIGSGTLPSGSPPLGFVGSDQKTLTGSEVDLARLVASVLGLQPEVKRFTWENLFVGIDSGKVNVGFSNITDTEERKQKYEFASYRKDDLAFETLKTSKWTFDGDYEALAGRTVSVSAGTNQERILLEWQTKLKKEGKKLTIKYFQDSPSVYLALASGKIDAYLGPSPNSSYHVTQTAGTPNATRIAGQYSGAGETLQGLIAATAKKDSGLAKPLADAINYLIDNGQYAKWLSAWNLSHDAVSKSEVNPPGLPLDNS, via the coding sequence ATGCCCATTCACCCCTCCCGACGCAGCCTGATACGCGGCATCACCGCGGCGGCCACCGTCACCGCCCTCGCCGGCGGGCTCGCCGCCTGCGGTGGTGACAGCGACGCCGCCACCAGGACGACCGACAGCGCCGGCACGGTCACCGTGGGGCGGCTCTCCAACGGCGCCGCCAAGGAGACCGCCCTCAAGGTCGCCGAGGTGAAGTCCATCAGTGCCGAACTGCCCGACGCCGTCAAGAAGAGCGGCAAGCTGGTCATCGGCTCCGGCACTCTGCCCTCCGGTTCCCCGCCGCTGGGCTTCGTGGGCAGCGACCAGAAGACGCTCACCGGCTCCGAGGTCGACCTGGCCCGTCTGGTCGCCTCGGTCCTCGGTCTGCAGCCCGAGGTCAAACGCTTCACCTGGGAGAACCTCTTCGTCGGCATCGACAGCGGCAAGGTGAACGTCGGTTTCTCCAACATCACCGACACCGAGGAGCGCAAGCAGAAGTACGAGTTCGCCTCCTACCGCAAGGACGACCTCGCCTTCGAGACCCTCAAGACCTCGAAGTGGACCTTCGACGGCGACTACGAGGCCCTCGCGGGCAGGACCGTATCGGTCAGCGCCGGGACCAACCAGGAGCGGATCCTGCTGGAGTGGCAGACCAAGCTGAAGAAGGAGGGCAAGAAGCTGACCATCAAGTACTTCCAGGACAGCCCCAGCGTCTACCTGGCCCTCGCCAGCGGCAAGATCGACGCCTACCTGGGCCCGAGCCCCAACTCGTCCTACCACGTCACCCAGACGGCGGGCACGCCCAACGCGACCCGCATCGCGGGCCAGTACTCCGGTGCCGGCGAGACGCTCCAGGGCCTGATCGCCGCGACCGCCAAGAAGGACAGCGGCCTCGCCAAGCCCCTCGCCGACGCGATCAACTACCTGATCGACAACGGCCAGTACGCCAAGTGGCTCAGCGCGTGGAACCTCTCCCACGACGCCGTGTCCAAGTCGGAGGTCAACCCGCCCGGGCTGCCGCTGGACAACTCCTGA